A genomic stretch from Verrucomicrobiota bacterium includes:
- the lpxK gene encoding tetraacyldisaccharide 4'-kinase: MRRWLDELEQYAIDVILERRHGVRASLLRATLHALSFLYLTIVQLRLFLYRKRILRERQLGCLVISIGNLTVGGTGKTPVVEKFARALQKGGRRVAILSRGYKSVDNRKKRKWWHKLLRKGTDQPPRMVSDGEKVLLDATSSGDEPYMLATNLAGVAVVVDKDRVKAGLHAIRALDVDTLLLDDGLQYLDLKHRLDIVLIDRQAPFGNEFLLPRGTLREPPQNLRRASYIFITKCDGRSNADLIQRIRRYNRTAEIIECTHQPLYLRHVYKDERLPLDYLRGLYIGALSGIAAPESFENGLRSLGANIELSRHFADHHRYTEKELGAFFQRCVRRDVNAVITTEKDAVRFPMIEPVPLPVYYLRVEIEILGGHETWEQCVQRICQPFGTGHAGLAPWAGRVPEREGIVTE, from the coding sequence ATGAGGCGCTGGCTGGACGAATTAGAGCAATACGCCATCGACGTCATCCTGGAGCGGCGTCATGGGGTGCGCGCGTCTTTACTCCGGGCAACGCTGCATGCGTTATCCTTCCTGTACCTGACGATCGTGCAGTTGCGGCTGTTCCTGTACCGCAAACGGATCCTGCGTGAACGCCAACTCGGGTGCCTGGTCATCAGCATCGGCAACCTCACCGTGGGCGGAACAGGAAAAACGCCGGTCGTTGAGAAGTTCGCCCGAGCCCTGCAGAAGGGAGGGCGCCGCGTTGCCATCCTGAGTCGCGGCTACAAAAGCGTGGACAACCGCAAGAAGCGGAAGTGGTGGCACAAGCTGCTTCGCAAGGGTACCGACCAACCGCCCCGGATGGTTTCTGATGGCGAGAAAGTGCTGCTCGACGCGACCAGTTCCGGTGACGAACCGTACATGCTGGCGACCAACCTGGCCGGCGTGGCCGTCGTGGTGGATAAAGACCGGGTGAAGGCGGGGCTCCACGCCATCAGGGCGCTCGACGTCGACACGCTTCTTCTCGATGACGGTCTGCAGTACCTGGACCTGAAGCATCGTCTCGATATCGTGCTGATCGACCGGCAGGCGCCTTTCGGCAACGAGTTCCTGCTGCCGCGTGGAACCTTACGTGAGCCGCCACAAAACCTTCGCCGTGCGAGTTATATCTTCATTACCAAGTGCGACGGCCGCTCTAATGCCGACCTGATCCAGCGGATACGCCGGTACAATCGCACCGCTGAAATCATCGAGTGTACCCACCAACCGCTCTACCTCCGGCACGTCTACAAGGATGAACGCCTGCCGCTGGATTACCTTAGAGGCTTGTACATCGGGGCTTTATCCGGCATTGCGGCGCCCGAGAGCTTTGAGAACGGTTTGCGCAGCCTGGGCGCCAACATCGAACTGTCCCGACACTTTGCCGACCACCACCGGTACACGGAAAAGGAACTTGGCGCCTTTTTTCAGCGGTGCGTGCGCCGCGACGTAAACGCAGTCATCACCACCGAGAAAGATGCCGTCCGGTTTCCGATGATCGAGCCCGTTCCCCTACCGGTTTATTACCTGCGCGTGGAGATCGAAATCCTCGGCGGACACGAGACCTGGGAACAGTGCGTGCAACGGATCTGCCAGCCATTCGGTACGGGCCATGCAGGGCTTGCCCCCTGGGCGGGTCGCGTCCCCGAACGGGAAGGCATCGTCACCGAATGA
- a CDS encoding Gfo/Idh/MocA family oxidoreductase translates to MSTRPSKLRIGVIGAGNIVKSRHLPALKQIPDVSVVAVCNSTYESAEAFCREFAPEAVPYGNWAELLADSDADVVWIGTPPYLHATIAISALEAGKHVFCQARMAMNLSEAEEMYVAAQRHPHLVTMVCPPRRGLRGSLFMQKLLAEEYPGRTHHLRLQSLADTFIDPDAPPHWRQRDELSGLNVLTLGIYAEVVQRWFGPITRVFAHAKTINPIRQGYEIRVPDMVTVLCRFSNGMEGVMEFSGIAPFAGPDRLEVYGHEGMLAYDFAHDEIYGGRLGDGSAKRIPIPPELERSWSVEENFIAAVRAPGHILPQPGFGEGVQYMQVVQAVADSIEQGREIEIR, encoded by the coding sequence ATGTCTACACGGCCCAGCAAATTACGAATCGGCGTGATAGGCGCCGGCAACATCGTCAAGTCCCGGCACCTGCCCGCGCTCAAACAGATCCCGGACGTATCGGTGGTGGCGGTCTGCAACTCAACCTACGAGAGCGCGGAGGCGTTCTGCCGGGAGTTCGCGCCCGAGGCCGTCCCTTACGGCAACTGGGCCGAACTTCTGGCCGATTCGGATGCGGACGTTGTGTGGATCGGGACGCCGCCCTACCTTCATGCCACGATCGCGATCTCAGCGCTTGAGGCCGGCAAGCACGTGTTCTGCCAGGCGCGGATGGCGATGAACCTGAGTGAAGCTGAAGAGATGTACGTGGCCGCCCAACGCCACCCGCACCTGGTGACCATGGTGTGCCCTCCCCGGCGCGGGCTGCGGGGGTCGCTTTTCATGCAGAAACTGCTCGCCGAGGAGTACCCGGGACGCACGCACCATCTTCGGTTGCAAAGCCTCGCGGACACTTTCATCGACCCGGATGCGCCTCCCCATTGGCGGCAGCGTGACGAGTTGTCCGGCCTCAACGTGCTGACCCTGGGCATTTACGCCGAGGTCGTCCAACGCTGGTTCGGTCCCATCACCCGGGTCTTTGCGCATGCCAAGACGATCAACCCGATTCGTCAGGGCTATGAAATCCGGGTCCCGGACATGGTCACGGTACTTTGCCGTTTTTCCAACGGAATGGAGGGGGTGATGGAATTCAGCGGGATCGCTCCTTTTGCCGGTCCTGACCGCCTGGAGGTGTACGGCCACGAAGGCATGCTGGCTTATGATTTCGCTCACGACGAAATCTACGGGGGCCGCCTCGGTGACGGCTCCGCCAAGCGGATTCCGATCCCACCGGAACTCGAGCGGTCCTGGAGCGTTGAAGAAAATTTCATCGCGGCCGTGAGGGCGCCCGGTCACATCCTCCCTCAGCCCGGCTTCGGCGAGGGCGTTCAATACATGCAGGTGGTGCAGGCCGTCGCCGACTCGATCGAGCAAGGCAGAGAAATCGAGATCAGGTAG
- the thrB gene encoding homoserine kinase gives MVRVRVPASTSNLGPGFDCLGLALELYNEVSVEPAAETLASPFMEAAAQAFFAASGAMPFPFRVEVRGDVPSARGLGSSVTVRLGVLMALNRLCGETLDQQRLFELGARLEGHPDNAAAACFGGFTVVQKRGGHLSQVLRYDVDPALKVVLCVPDFEIQTAEARKVLPSTYRREEVIDNLAGIAAVVAAFVSRNYRILRGAFTDQLHQPYRQTLIPFLPEVIAAGVKAGALGGFLSGSGSTIACLTLTREREVAEAMLAATPGRAAFTCTVGVDNAGAKLTNG, from the coding sequence ATGGTGAGAGTCCGAGTGCCCGCTTCCACGTCGAACCTGGGTCCAGGCTTTGATTGCCTGGGGCTTGCGCTGGAACTTTACAATGAGGTAAGCGTCGAGCCCGCGGCGGAAACGCTGGCCTCGCCCTTTATGGAGGCGGCGGCCCAGGCCTTTTTCGCCGCGAGCGGCGCGATGCCGTTTCCGTTTCGGGTCGAAGTTCGAGGCGACGTACCTTCGGCGCGCGGTCTGGGCAGCAGCGTGACGGTGCGTCTGGGGGTATTGATGGCGTTGAATCGCCTTTGCGGCGAAACGCTGGACCAGCAGCGCCTCTTTGAGCTTGGCGCCCGGCTCGAGGGCCACCCGGACAACGCGGCGGCGGCGTGCTTCGGCGGATTCACGGTGGTACAGAAGCGCGGGGGCCACCTCAGCCAGGTGCTCCGGTATGACGTCGATCCCGCACTGAAAGTGGTCTTGTGCGTGCCGGATTTTGAAATCCAGACGGCCGAAGCCCGCAAGGTTCTGCCTTCGACCTACCGGCGCGAAGAGGTGATCGACAACCTGGCGGGCATCGCCGCCGTGGTGGCGGCGTTTGTCTCGCGCAACTACCGGATCCTGCGTGGAGCTTTTACAGATCAGCTGCATCAGCCATACCGCCAGACGCTCATTCCTTTTCTGCCGGAGGTGATTGCCGCCGGGGTCAAGGCGGGTGCGCTCGGCGGGTTCCTGAGCGGTTCCGGTTCGACCATTGCGTGCCTGACGCTGACCCGCGAACGGGAGGTCGCCGAGGCCATGCTGGCCGCAACACCGGGCCGTGCGGCTTTTACCTGTACCGTGGGCGTCGATAACGCCGGCGCGAAGTTAACCAATGGTTAG
- the ruvA gene encoding Holliday junction branch migration protein RuvA, producing MIAFVEGDLVEALPTRVVISVNGLGYSVQVPLSSFNQLPPVNHRVRLLTHLVVREDAHQLYGFLTAQERDLFLLLLQHVSGVGPKMALAVLSGMSVSSFKSAVARGEVNLLARVKGVGKKTAERIVLELKDKVGVAAAWEAAAEGKTDQRVDDALMALLSLGFKQVEVQKALRQAQAAAADADTETLIRQALKILS from the coding sequence ATGATAGCGTTTGTCGAGGGCGATCTCGTTGAAGCTCTGCCTACTCGGGTTGTGATTTCCGTTAATGGCCTAGGGTATTCGGTGCAGGTTCCACTCTCAAGTTTCAACCAGCTTCCGCCGGTGAATCACCGGGTGCGTCTCCTGACGCACCTGGTCGTCAGGGAGGATGCGCACCAGTTGTATGGCTTTCTGACGGCTCAGGAGCGCGATTTGTTTCTGCTGTTGCTCCAGCACGTGAGTGGCGTCGGGCCCAAGATGGCACTGGCCGTGTTGAGCGGCATGTCGGTCAGCAGTTTCAAAAGCGCGGTCGCCCGGGGCGAGGTGAACCTCCTGGCCCGGGTCAAGGGTGTCGGCAAAAAGACGGCCGAACGCATCGTGCTGGAGCTGAAGGATAAGGTCGGCGTCGCTGCCGCCTGGGAGGCCGCTGCGGAAGGAAAAACCGACCAGCGAGTGGATGACGCGCTCATGGCCCTGCTCTCGTTAGGCTTTAAACAGGTGGAAGTGCAAAAGGCGTTGCGCCAGGCGCAGGCCGCCGCTGCGGACGCGGACACCGAAACGCTTATCCGGCAGGCGCTTAAGATCTTGTCCTGA